A section of the Acidobacterium capsulatum ATCC 51196 genome encodes:
- a CDS encoding CvpA family protein, translating to MSLLDWIIVTIVVVSVLSAARSGLVVEVCSLGGAVLGLLLACWNYQRLLPWLDRWVYPLELTKIVAFVMIALGTMIVAGLLGRIVRWSLRTVGLGWLDRLAGAAFGLVKGAVLSVVMIVAITAFAPRATMLRNSRFAPYFMAAAHGAAYVSPSELSGQIRHGIDILRGEQSEWFTHGARVP from the coding sequence ATGAGCCTACTTGACTGGATCATCGTGACCATTGTGGTGGTTTCGGTGCTTTCAGCAGCACGCAGTGGCCTGGTGGTCGAGGTGTGTTCGCTGGGCGGCGCCGTACTGGGGCTGCTGCTGGCCTGCTGGAACTATCAGCGGCTGCTGCCGTGGCTGGACAGGTGGGTGTATCCGCTGGAGCTGACGAAGATTGTGGCGTTTGTCATGATCGCGCTGGGTACCATGATTGTGGCCGGACTGCTGGGGCGCATTGTGCGGTGGTCGCTGCGCACCGTGGGCCTGGGATGGCTCGACCGGCTGGCCGGCGCGGCCTTTGGACTGGTGAAAGGCGCGGTGCTCAGCGTGGTGATGATTGTAGCCATCACGGCGTTTGCGCCCCGGGCCACGATGCTGCGCAACTCCCGCTTTGCGCCGTACTTTATGGCGGCGGCGCATGGGGCAGCTTATGTAAGTCCGAGCGAATTGAGCGGCCAGATTCGCCACGGCATCGATATTTTGCGCGGGGAACAAAGTGAGTGGTTTACGCATGGCGCCCGGGTGCCGTAA
- a CDS encoding HAD family hydrolase, which yields MSTLDATAHPIRYTTQTAELPHQVHVQPGFAWDAQNAYLFDIDGTLLRSRDRIHYESFAEGVRHVMGHELSLDGVTLQGNTDPGILRDAFVQTTLEDGHWRAALEEILEHMRVNVAARRGEMKLIRMPAIEETLRYLHSKGRALGVATGNLESIGWLKIETVGLREWFDFGGFSDHYTERAEMIAHAAELARERTGAQATVCVVGDTISDIRAARANGLPTIAVATGQQSFETLMELEPEVCASSLEALMEKTPEAAPFLRGRP from the coding sequence TTGAGCACACTGGACGCGACCGCGCACCCCATTCGCTACACCACGCAAACCGCAGAGCTGCCTCACCAGGTGCATGTTCAACCGGGCTTTGCCTGGGATGCGCAGAATGCCTACCTTTTTGACATTGACGGCACGCTGCTGCGGAGCCGTGACCGCATCCACTATGAATCCTTTGCAGAGGGCGTGCGCCATGTGATGGGGCATGAACTTTCGCTGGACGGGGTGACGCTGCAGGGCAACACTGATCCGGGCATTCTGCGGGATGCGTTTGTGCAGACCACGCTGGAAGATGGCCACTGGCGCGCGGCGCTCGAAGAGATTCTGGAGCACATGCGCGTGAACGTGGCGGCGCGGCGCGGCGAAATGAAGCTGATCCGCATGCCGGCGATTGAAGAGACGCTCCGCTATCTGCACAGCAAGGGACGCGCGCTCGGCGTGGCCACAGGCAATCTGGAGTCGATTGGCTGGCTGAAGATCGAGACCGTGGGGCTGCGCGAGTGGTTTGATTTCGGCGGCTTCAGCGACCACTACACAGAGCGCGCCGAGATGATTGCCCACGCGGCGGAGCTGGCGCGGGAGCGCACGGGAGCGCAGGCCACGGTGTGCGTGGTAGGCGATACGATATCGGACATTCGCGCGGCGCGGGCGAACGGCCTGCCGACAATTGCGGTGGCGACGGGGCAGCAGTCATTTGAAACACTGATGGAGCTGGAGCCGGAGGTCTGCGCGAGTTCACTGGAAGCTCTCATGGAGAAGACGCCGGAAGCCGCGCCGTTTCTGCGAGGACGGCCGTAG
- a CDS encoding helix-turn-helix domain-containing protein, which yields MKRELDSLVMQMQASGITYDEALREFKKRFLLQVLASHRGNQCKAAKELGMHRNTLSRTLAELEIEPSQVRMGLKRPPRSERPVFDTKQAAR from the coding sequence GTGAAGCGCGAACTCGACAGTCTCGTGATGCAGATGCAAGCCAGCGGTATCACCTATGACGAAGCTCTTCGCGAGTTCAAAAAGCGCTTCCTGCTGCAGGTGCTGGCCAGCCACCGCGGCAACCAGTGCAAGGCCGCCAAGGAACTGGGCATGCACCGCAATACGCTGAGCCGTACGCTGGCCGAGCTGGAGATTGAACCTAGCCAGGTTCGCATGGGACTCAAGCGCCCGCCGCGCAGCGAACGTCCTGTATTTGACACCAAACAGGCGGCGCGCTAA
- a CDS encoding phosphoribosylaminoimidazolesuccinocarboxamide synthase gives MKALLKAELPELKLVSRGKVRDIYAIGMDLLMIATDRISAFDHILPTGIPGKGEVLTQLSAFWFRKLADVVPNHMISTDLAEFPEDLSEYKKILKGRSMRVKRAEMFPVECVVRGYISGSGWKDYIRTGSIGGITLTPGMRESERLSEPIFTPATKAADGEHDENISFAKMANMIGGEEAEKLRDLSIELYLRASKHAEARGIVIADTKFEFGKNDRGILLCDEALTPDSSRFWPRDQYRAGQSQPSFDKQYVRDYLEKIKWNKKAPAPPLPAEVVRGTQKRYAEVYFMLTDSVLQQ, from the coding sequence TTGAAAGCTCTGCTGAAAGCCGAACTCCCTGAACTCAAGCTCGTCTCGCGTGGCAAGGTGCGCGACATCTACGCCATTGGCATGGACCTGCTGATGATTGCGACAGACCGCATCTCAGCGTTTGATCACATTCTGCCGACGGGCATTCCCGGCAAGGGCGAGGTGCTCACGCAGCTCTCGGCCTTCTGGTTCCGCAAGCTGGCCGACGTGGTGCCGAATCACATGATCAGCACCGACCTGGCGGAGTTTCCTGAAGACCTCTCGGAGTACAAGAAGATTCTGAAGGGCCGCAGCATGCGTGTGAAGCGCGCGGAGATGTTTCCGGTGGAGTGCGTGGTGCGCGGCTATATCTCGGGCAGCGGCTGGAAGGATTACATTCGCACGGGCAGCATTGGCGGCATCACGCTGACTCCGGGCATGCGGGAATCCGAGCGCCTCTCAGAGCCGATTTTCACGCCGGCGACCAAGGCCGCCGATGGCGAGCATGACGAGAATATCTCCTTTGCCAAGATGGCCAATATGATTGGCGGCGAAGAAGCCGAGAAGCTGCGCGACCTGAGCATTGAGCTTTACCTGCGCGCGTCAAAGCATGCCGAGGCGCGCGGCATTGTGATTGCCGACACGAAGTTTGAGTTTGGCAAGAACGACCGGGGCATTCTGCTGTGCGATGAGGCGCTAACGCCGGACTCTTCGCGCTTCTGGCCGCGTGACCAGTACCGTGCCGGACAGTCGCAGCCTTCGTTTGACAAGCAGTACGTGCGGGACTACCTGGAAAAGATCAAGTGGAACAAGAAGGCTCCCGCGCCTCCGCTACCCGCCGAAGTGGTGCGCGGCACGCAGAAGCGCTACGCTGAGGTCTACTTCATGCTGACGGACAGCGTTCTGCAGCAGTAA